The Saccharomyces eubayanus strain FM1318 chromosome IV, whole genome shotgun sequence genome contains the following window.
AACGATTAGCCTTTTGCTGCAAAATTTCGCCTTAACGCGTTTTCGCGTctagtgaaaaattccatcAGCCATGTTATGCTTACTGAAAGAATGCATCGCGCTAGAGATGAAGATGTGACAGAAGAACGTACCGGGCTAGCGGCAGCTTCTTGAAGTCTATAGTGGGCCTTAGTAGTTACCTTGAACGATTTCGTATGGTGCAAAGGAAACGCTGGAGATGCTCAAACGTTTGCCAATCGCAAACAATAGACGATCGATGCCCGTCCGGGTGATAGTGAAAGGCTGTTTTATAAGACAAATAGGAGTTTGAAAGAACTTAGAGAAGGAGCGGTTCGTATGGGATACAAATAAGGAAGACGAAGTCAAAGTTAAGAGGTACAAGGATTATGTCAAAGCAGCTTGTTAGGTCTGCGAAGAATCTGGTGAAGGGTTACTCTTCTACCCAGGTGTTGGTGAGAAATGCCACGTCCAACGACAATAATCAGGTGTCCAAAGACTCGTTGATAGAACTGGCAGAAAAGTCGTATGATAGTGTAGATTTTTTCGAGATCATGGATATGCTTGACAAGAGGCTGAACGATAAGGGGAAGTACTGGAGACACATCGCGAAAGCGCTGACTGTGTTGGACTACCTAATTAGATTTGGTAGCGAAAACTGTGTTCTTTGGTGTAGAGAGAACTTGTACATCATCAAGACGTTGAAGGAGTTCAGGcacgatgacgatgaaggCGTAGATCAGGGCCAAATTGTCAGAGTTAAGGCTAAAGAATTGACGTCATTGTTGTCCGACGAAGAGAGGCTAAACGAAGAAAGGAACATGAACATCAAGGGCAGGAACAGGGGAGGAAGAAGGACAAGAGGAACCAACCGTGACGGCGAGGATGATGACGATTTGCAGAGAGCCATTGATGCTAGCAGAATGACTGcggatgaagatgaaagaagaagaaagcagGACGAGGACTACGAAACCGCCTTGCAATTGAgtaaagaggaagaggagtTAAAGAGATTACAGGACTTACAAAGAATGCAAgcacaacagcaacagcaacaaccCATGTACTACGATATCTTTGGCAATCCAATCACGCCCGAAGAGTATGCACAGTTCCAACtagaacaacaacaacaacaactacTTCaactacaacaacaacaacaacaacaacaaccaaTGTACTACGATATGTTCGGTAATCCTATATCACCAGAAGAGCTAGCACAGtttcaacaagaacagcaacagcaactaTACTTAACCTCCttacaacagcaacaagcTACATCCAACAACCCATTTGCCAAGCCCAACCAAGAAGCAAGTCCACAGAGACAAGATGTACCATCAATGAACGCGTCATCTATGCcgcaacaacaacaac
Protein-coding sequences here:
- the ENT1 gene encoding epsin, whose protein sequence is MSKQLVRSAKNLVKGYSSTQVLVRNATSNDNNQVSKDSLIELAEKSYDSVDFFEIMDMLDKRLNDKGKYWRHIAKALTVLDYLIRFGSENCVLWCRENLYIIKTLKEFRHDDDEGVDQGQIVRVKAKELTSLLSDEERLNEERNMNIKGRNRGGRRTRGTNRDGEDDDDLQRAIDASRMTADEDERRRKQDEDYETALQLSKEEEELKRLQDLQRMQAQQQQQQPMYYDIFGNPITPEEYAQFQLEQQQQQLLQLQQQQQQQQPMYYDMFGNPISPEELAQFQQEQQQQLYLTSLQQQQATSNNPFAKPNQEASPQRQDVPSMNASSMPQQQQQQQQQQEEPLTQTRTGNQSMTDKYSKLNELLGTGTGIDTFGNFGDTRVPAQHTKTGTFINSQGTGYRQVSNDPKHNPFLNSQYTGLPSTNVVPTQTGYGFGNQQQQQSQTNSSNSQGYALIDL